One stretch of Chaetodon auriga isolate fChaAug3 chromosome 18, fChaAug3.hap1, whole genome shotgun sequence DNA includes these proteins:
- the ccn2a gene encoding CCN family member 2a — protein MSAGMKKMILLPFLCIMLSYMAAAQECSNQCSCPSTPPQCPPGVSLVLDGCGCCRVCAKQMGELCTEKDLCDPHKGLYCDFGAPINRRIGVCTARDGATCVFGGMVYKSGETFQSSCKYQCTCLDGAVGCVPLCSMDVRLPSPDCPMPRRVKVPGKCCEEWECDSPYRHSFVGSALAAYREEETYGPDPSLMRENCLVQTTEWSACSKTCGLGISTRVTNDNRECRLEKQTRLCMVRPCESQLEQSIRKGKKCIRTPRLSKPMKFEISGCTTTKSYRPKFCGVCLDGRCCTPHRTTTLPMEFKCPDGQVMKKHMMFIKSCACHHNCPGENDIFESMYYKKMMGDMA, from the exons ATGTCTGCTGGAATGAAGAAGATGATTTTGCTGCCTTTCCTGTGCATCATGCTCTCATACATG gctgcagctcaggagtGCAGCAACCAGTGTTCGTGCCCCTCCACTCCCCCTCAGTGCCCCCCAGGAGTGAGCCTGGTGCTGGACGGCTGCGGCTGCTGCAGGGTGTGCGCCAAACAGATGGGGGAGCTGTGCACTGAGAAAGACCTCTGTGATCCACACAAAGGCCTCTACTGTGACTTCGGAGCCCCCATCAACAGACGCATAGGAGTGTGCACAG CTCGAGATGGAGCCACCTGTGTGTTCGGAGGCATGGTGTACAAGAGTGGAGAGACTTTCCAGAGCAGCTGCAAGTACCAGTGCACATGTCTGGACGGAGCAGTGGGCTGCGTCCCTCTTTGTTCCATGGATGTCCGGCTGCCCAGCCCCGACTGCCCCATGCCGAGACGGGTCAAGGTGCCAGGGAAGTGCTGCGAGGAGTGGGAGTGCGATTCTCCCTACAGACACAGCTTTGTGGGCTCTGCTTTGGCTG cctacagagaggaggagacctATGGCCCAGATCCCTCCCTGATGAGGGAGAACTGCCTGGTTCAGACTACTGAGTGGAGTGCATGCTCTAAGACTTGCGGCCTTGGGATCTCCACCAGAGTCACCAATGATAACCGCGAATGCCGCCTGGAGAAACAGACCCGGTTGTGTATGGTGCGGCCATGCGAGTCACAGCTGGAGCAGAGCATTAGG aaaggaaagaagtgCATCCGCACTCCCAGACTCTCCAAGCCCATGAAGTTTGAGATCTCTGGCTGCACCACCACCAAGTCCTACAGGCCAAAGTTCTGTGGCGTGTGCCTGGATGGTCGCTGCTGCACCCCCCACAGAACCACCACCCTGCCCATGGAGTTCAAATGCCCCGACGGACAGGTCATGAAGAAGCACATGATGTTCATCAAGTCCTGCGCCTGCCACCACAACTGCCCCGGAGAGAACGACATCTTCGAGTCCATGTATTACAAGAAGATGATGGGAGACATGGCGTGA